The nucleotide sequence tgtcATATTGTTGATAATGGTGTTGTCATATTTTAATCCACATCAGTATTCCCCAAACCGTCAGCACCTCCCAGAGTTTCCCAAGCCAAAGGCTCCCTGGGCCCTTCCCTACATCTCATGACTTGGAATCTTACAGGAACAGAATCTCAGCCATGGTTTTGGGTTAGAATAGCCTGGAGAGCTCTTAAAAAACACTGATGGCTGGACACCATCCCTAGAGAATATCAGATCAAGGATGTAGCCAGAGCAGCAGGATTTTGGGAATCACCCAGGTGATTCTAAGAGCAGCAAGGTGACAACCCTTCTCTGTCACTTAACAAACACCCCACCTCAGCATTTATGCAAAGTGTGGCTCTGGGCCAGAAGCCTCAGTGTCGCCTGGAAGCTAGTTAGAAATGTGAGTtcctgctgggcgcagtggctcacgcctgtaatcccaacagtttgggaggctgaggtgggcggatcacaaggtcagaaaaatcgagaccatcctggctaacacggtgaaaccccgtctctactaaaaatacaaaaaattagccggacgtggtggcaggcgcctgtagtcccagctactccaggaggctgaggcaggagaatggcatgaacccgggaggcggagcttgcagtgagccgagattgtgccgctgcactccagcctgggtgacagagcaagactccatctcaaaaacaaaaaaaaaaaaagaaagaaagaaatgtgagtTCCTGGGCTTCACCCAGTCCTCCTGGCTCAGACACCCTGGGGGTGGCATCAGCCCGTGAGTACCAACAAGCCCATAGAGTCTCAGGCACGCTAAATGGGAGCAGCACTGCCCCAGAGGACCTGGAGGTGGCGCCCATTCCCAGGGGCAGAACACCAGGATGAAAGGACGATTGGATTTTTCTGGGGAAGGACGGAAAAGGTATGATTAGTCTTGAAGAGCGCTCTATCAATTGGCCAGCCTCTTGGGAGTCTTGCAGCTTCATATTGCAGACCTAACCCGACCCTGCAGAAAGCCAATGTCATGCCAGAGTTATTTTAGAGCAAAAGGAACTCCAGGCCAAAGCTCCCCAGAGAGAGCTCAATGCACTACAGGGCCCAGGAGGTAGGGCACCCTTTCCCTTTCTCAGGTCCACCAAGGAGCTGATCCAAGGGACATGGGTGAGAAGGAAATGAAGTCGGAGGGGGCGCAAGGACTTTGCAATCTGTGAAACTCTGTGTGTGATTAAAGCATcgtttttatttcttgtaaagaGGTTTGGCACTCCCTCAGGCTCCTCCAGGCCACACggacacacacggacacacacggACATGAGCACACAGGCACTAGGATAACAGCCAGGCCCCGAGCTTAGTCCGTGGGGACTTGTGGGGGACGGGGGGGTGTCTGGCCTCCCCAAGTGGCCTTTGAGGAAAAGGAGGCCGCAGCCCATGAAGCTCCATGAAGCTCCGGGACCAAACCCCTTCCTCCCCTTCATGACCCAGCGCCCAGGCTCATATGGCCTGGTCCTGCCTCCGTCTCAGGCTGAGCTCACGGGCTGCTGCCAGGAAGGCCCCCCCAGTGAGCAGCTCCGCGATGAAGCTGATCCAACCCAGGGCCAGGGACCAGCCGAAGTGGATGTCCACCTGGTCCAGGAGGGCCTTCTCCTCCAGGAGACACAGCGCCTCCCGGAAGGCGGCAGCTGAATATGCTATGTAGACGCTGATCCCAGCGAGGGTCACCATGGCTGCAGGGAGGGCAAAGGGAGAGCAGATCAACCCCCACCCCGCCCTAGcactcccctcctcctcctcgccCTGCCCAGCCACGCTGCCCGATGTCCAGCGTCCTCGTTCCTTCCTGCCACAGGACCTTTGCTCCTGCTGGTCTCCCCACTAGATGCACTCACTCCTGCTTCTCTGCCTGTCACGGACAACTCCTACCCTCCCCGCACATCGCAGCTCAGGCTTCAATTCCTGGACTTGCCTGAGCAGTGATTCCACAGCACATACAGCTGCCCATCACTGCCCAGGTCACAATTGCAACTTTGCATTcgtttgtgtctttttttttttttttttttttttttttttgagacagagtcttgctttgtcgcccagtgcggtggtgcagtggtgcaatctcagcttgctgcgctgcaacctccgcctcacaggttcaagctattctcctgtctcagcctcctgagtagctgggactacaggtgctgccaccacgcctggctaatttttgtattttcagtagggacagggtttcatgatattggccaggctggtctcaaactcctgacctca is from Macaca fascicularis isolate 582-1 chromosome 20, T2T-MFA8v1.1 and encodes:
- the TMEM114 gene encoding transmembrane protein 114 isoform X3; translated protein: MHGTFVILLPLSLILMVFGGMTGFLSFLLRAYLLLLLTGTLFLFGAMVTLAGISVYIAYSAAAFREALCLLEEKALLDQVDIHFGWSLALGWISFIAELLTGGAFLAAARELSLRRRQDQAI